A DNA window from Vigna unguiculata cultivar IT97K-499-35 chromosome 10, ASM411807v1, whole genome shotgun sequence contains the following coding sequences:
- the LOC114165351 gene encoding uncharacterized protein LOC114165351 — MANTTSSSGSPPNPVHPNPFFDHLTNLAHPLFLHPGENPALFLVSPLLSDNNYPQWRHDMLVALETKNKDCFVIGTLPCPHFNDPLHEAWKHCNKMVISWLTRSMTPPLNNLLCGWSLRLIYGPIFFNGSLMGINFALPIYKRKFRIVDKVRSQIMLMEPMPTLVKTFSLILQQEGEFKATFHSNSQDSMANLTFHEGHGKNFRGGFSSNRGQGRFPQSGGRNPRYCDHCHRTNHTSHSCWIKHGVPQGSNLHTKVQPSPSKPSAHASIVDTVSSTADLRARKDDKAEAQFGFSKEQYEALLALIQQSHNHSSSTALVVHQCTTKPTGFVFPFSSWILDSGATDHICPFKSLFQNLKPISPISIQLPNQNSIIAKFSGAIVLGNLILHNTLFVPEFSVQLISIPKLLDSTNCLMVFSQNICLIVQTDTF, encoded by the exons ATGGCCAATACAACATCATCCTCTGGTTCTCCCCCAAATCCTGTGCACCCTAACCCATTCTTTGATCATCTCACTAATCTCGCCCATCCCCTGTTTCTTCACCCCGGTGAGAATCCTGCTCTTTTCTTAGTGTCGCCTCTTCTTTCTGATAACAACTATCCGCAATGGCGACATGATATGCTTGTTGCATTGGAAACCAAAAACAAGGACTGTTTTGTTATCGGCACCCTTCCATGTCCCCACTTTAATGATCCCTTGCATGAAGCTTGGAAACATTGTAACAAAATGGTAATTTCGTGGCTCACTCGCTCCATGACGCCGCCATTAAACAATCTGTTATGTGGATGGAGTTTGCGTCTGATATATGGACCGATCTTCTTCAATGGTTCTCTCATGGGGATAAATTTCGCATTGCCAATTTACAAGAGGAAATTCAGAATTGTCGACAAG GTTCGGTCCCAAATTATGCTTATGGAGCCTATGCCTACTTTGGTGAAAACTTTCTCTTTGATTCTTCAACAAGAAGGTGAATTTAAGGCTACTTTTCATTCTAATTCTCAAGATTCTATGGCCAATCTTACCTTTCATGAGGGACATGGTAAAAATTTTCGCGGTGGTTTCTCTAGCAATCGTGGACAAGGCCGCTTTCCTCAGTCTGGTGGCCGCAATCCTAGATATTGTGACCATTGTCACCGAACCAATCATACCTCTCATTCTTGTTGGATTAAGCATGGTGTGCCTCAAGGCTCTAACCTACACACTAAAGTCCAACCTTCTCCTTCCAAGCCCTCTGCTCATGCTAGTATAGTTGATACCGTCTCTTCTACTGCCGATCTTCGTGCCAGGAAGGATGACAAAGCTGAAGCTCAGTTTGGTTTCTCTAAAGAGCAGTATGAAGCTCTTCTCGCCTTGATTCAACAATCTCACAATCATTCTTCTTCCACAGCTCTTGTTGTTCATCAATGTACTACCAAACCCACaggttttgtttttcctttttcttcttggaTTTTAGATAGTGGTGCTACTGACCATATTTGtccttttaaatctttatttcaaaatctcaaACCTATTTCTCCTATTTCTATACAATTACCCAACCAAAACTCTATCATTGCTAAATTCTCAGGTGCCATTGTCTTGGGCAATCTTATCCTTCACAACACTCTTTTTGTCCCTGAATTTTCTGTTCAACTCATCTCTATTCCTAAATTGCTTGATTCTACTAATTGTCTTATGGTTTTCTCCCAAAATATTTGTCTTATTGTGCAGACAGATACCTTCTAG
- the LOC114165352 gene encoding cytochrome P450 94B3-like, which produces MLIFLLSLLLFFVFLLSFFNGKQYGYHRNHAHPSHPIIGCLVSFYKNRHRLLDWYTEQIAQSPTHTIVVHRLGARRTVVTANPRNVEYILKTNFGNFPKGKPFTEILGDLLGCGIFNVDGELWQAQRKLASHEFSTRSLKDFIVKTLQEEVQHRLIPLLEQASREKHVIDLQDVLRRLTFDTVCKVSLGYDPCCLDLKRPLPPLLTAFDTASEVSAARGAAPVFLVWKMKRMLNMGSEKALKEAVKLVHESVMKIIKGKKDEMTYNERKGGTDLLVRLLEAGQEETVVRDMVISMIMAGRDTTSAAMTWLFWLLSKHREEEALLVKEIYCGNNRCEGLDYECLKEMKLLKACLCESMRLYPPVAWDSKHASGADVLPDGTHVGKGERVTYFPYGMGRMEALWGKDCCDFKPQRWFDEENVDNGVLKCVNPYKFPVFQAGPRVCLGREMAFIQMEYVVASILNRFVISPVSDDHPRFVPLLTAHMAGGFKVRINSRTGAGTQE; this is translated from the coding sequence ATGCTCATTTTCCTCCTCAGTCTTCTATTGTTCTTCGTGTTTCTCCTTAGTTTCTTCAACGGAAAACAATATGGCTATCACCGTAACCATGCACATCCTTCACACCCTATCATTGGATGCCTCGTTTCTTTCTACAAGAACCGCCACCGTCTCCTTGACTGGTACACCGAACAAATAGCACAATCCCCGACCCACACCATCGTCGTTCACCGCCTCGGTGCCCGTCGCACGGTGGTGACGGCGAACCCCCGCAACGTAGAGTACATTCTAAAGACCAACTTCGGCAACTTCCCCAAAGGCAAACCCTTCACCGAAATCCTTGGAGACCTTCTCGGGTGCGGGATATTCAACGTCGATGGCGAGCTCTGGCAAGCGCAGCGCAAGCTAGCGAGCCACGAGTTCAGTACGCGGTCCCTTAAGGACTTCATCGTGAAAACGCTCCAGGAAGAGGTCCAACACAGGCTTATTCCACTACTTGAGCAGGCATCACGTGAGAAACACGTGATCGACCTGCAGGATGTGCTGCGGAGACTTACGTTCGATACGGTGTGCAAGGTGTCGCTAGGCTACGATCCATGCTGCCTGGACCTGAAAAGGCCGCTGCCGCCTCTTCTCACAGCTTTCGACACCGCCTCCGAAGTGAGCGCTGCACGCGGCGCAGCGCCAGTGTTTCTGGTTTGGAAGATGAAGAGAATGCTGAACATGGGGTCAGAGAAGGCTCTGAAGGAAGCCGTGAAGCTTGTGCATGAGTCGGTGATGAAGATcataaaaggaaagaaagatgAAATGACATATAATGAAAGAAAAGGTGGCACCGATTTGCTGGTACGGTTGTTGGAGGCAGGTCAAGAGGAGACGGTGGTGAGGGATATGGTTATAAGCATGATAATGGCGGGGAGAGACACCACATCCGCGGCGATGACCTGGCTGTTCTGGTTGTTGTCGAAACATCGAGAGGAAGAAGCGTTACTAGTGAAAGAGATTTATTGTGGAAATAACCGATGTGAGGGTTTGGATTATGAGTGTTTAAAAGAGATGAAGTTGTTGAAGGCGTGTTTGTGTGAGTCGATGAGGCTGTATCCACCGGTTGCGTGGGACTCGAAGCATGCGAGTGGTGCTGACGTGTTACCTGATGGGACCCACGTGGGGAAAGGGGAAAGGGTGACTTATTTTCCATACGGGATGGGGAGAATGGAGGCTCTGTGGGGGAAGGATTGCTGTGATTTTAAACCACAACGTTGGTTTGAtgaagagaatgttgataatggGGTTCTGAAGTGTGTGAATCCTTATAAGTTCCCGGTTTTTCAGGCGGGTCCAAGAGTTTGTCTTGGGAGGGAAATGGCTTTTATTCAGATGGAGTATGTGGTGGCTTCTATCCTTAATCGTTTTGTTATTTCGCCGGTCTCTGATGACCACCCGCGTTTTGTTCCTCTTTTAACTGCTCATATGGCTGGAGGATTCAAAGTGAGGATCAACAGCAGAACTGGAGCTGGAACTCAGGAGTGA